In Thalassospira marina, the following are encoded in one genomic region:
- a CDS encoding 4'-phosphopantetheinyl transferase family protein: protein MNGDLGQPLPALYQVNGLCGHACLIPQIPETDLTAVGPDGLQIELPAQLARAVPKRKNEFLAGRLCCARALCDLGCNEISVPMGQYREPIWPQGIVGAISHDADIACAIVAKQSDYRGIGIDMEKMICQDNARRLFSQIATDTEQILLLSRFSQRVACTVLFSAKEAVYKALFPVVDRFIDFKEARCVALERNLLSFVFTAEDLQSLTHYLQVSYEISETRVLTLCLLKAECK from the coding sequence ATGAATGGCGATCTTGGCCAACCTTTGCCGGCGCTATACCAGGTGAACGGGCTTTGTGGGCACGCATGTCTAATTCCGCAAATCCCCGAGACCGATCTGACTGCAGTTGGGCCAGATGGTTTGCAGATTGAACTGCCCGCACAATTGGCTCGAGCCGTCCCAAAACGTAAGAACGAATTTCTGGCTGGGAGATTGTGTTGTGCAAGGGCACTTTGTGACCTTGGATGTAATGAAATTTCTGTACCAATGGGTCAGTACCGGGAGCCGATCTGGCCGCAAGGCATTGTTGGGGCGATTAGTCACGATGCAGATATTGCCTGTGCCATAGTTGCCAAACAAAGTGATTATCGTGGGATCGGTATTGATATGGAGAAGATGATTTGCCAGGACAATGCGCGGCGCCTTTTTTCGCAAATCGCGACCGATACAGAACAGATCCTGCTTTTGTCCAGGTTCAGCCAGCGCGTTGCCTGTACCGTACTGTTTTCCGCGAAAGAGGCGGTCTATAAGGCATTGTTCCCGGTTGTAGATCGCTTTATAGATTTCAAAGAGGCCCGATGCGTGGCGTTGGAACGCAATCTGCTTTCTTTCGTCTTCACAGCCGAGGATTTGCAATCCCTTACCCATTATCTACAGGTTAGCTACGAAATCAGCGAGACCCGCGTCCTGACATTGTGCTTGTTAAAAGCAGAATGTAAGTAG
- the ilvD gene encoding dihydroxy-acid dehydratase: MSYNRRSKTITEGIERSPNRAMFYALGYQEEDFDKPMIGVANGQSTITPCNAGLQPLADAAIAAIRSAGANPQTFGVPTISDGMSMGTEGMKYSLVSREVIADCIETTVQGQWMDGVLVIGGCDKNKPGGMIGIIRANIPAIYVYGGTIKPGNWKGEDLSITSAFEAVGAFRAGHISEEDFKGIEKNACPTTGSCGGMYTANTMSSSFEALGMSLLGSSTMANPDAEKTVSAADSARVLVEAVKKNIRPSDIITRESVENAISLVMATGGSTNAVLHYLAICDAANIEWTLDDFERVRRKVPVFCDLKPSGKHMAVDLHRQGGVPQVLKQLLNAGLLNSECLTITGRTIGEELANVPDAPPSGQDVIRTIADPLYAEGHLAVLRGNLAQDGAVAKITGLKSTAITGPARVFNDEQSALKAILSGEITAGDVLVLRYLGPKGGPGMPEMLAPTSAIVGQGLSDKVGLITDGRFSGGSWGLLVGHVTPEAYEGGTIALVEEGDMITIDANAGLLALNVDQDEIERRRKNWHQPAPRYTRGVLSKFARLARPASKGAGTG; this comes from the coding sequence GTGTCTTATAATCGAAGGTCAAAAACGATAACCGAAGGAATAGAGCGGTCGCCGAACCGCGCAATGTTTTATGCCCTGGGTTATCAGGAAGAAGATTTCGACAAGCCAATGATCGGGGTTGCCAACGGCCAGTCGACGATCACGCCCTGCAATGCCGGGCTTCAACCGCTTGCAGATGCAGCCATTGCGGCTATTCGTTCCGCCGGTGCCAATCCGCAAACTTTCGGTGTGCCAACGATTTCAGATGGTATGTCGATGGGTACCGAAGGCATGAAATATTCGCTGGTTTCGCGCGAGGTAATCGCCGATTGCATCGAGACGACCGTTCAGGGCCAATGGATGGATGGCGTGCTCGTCATTGGCGGGTGTGACAAGAACAAGCCCGGCGGAATGATCGGCATTATTCGGGCAAATATCCCGGCCATTTACGTGTATGGCGGTACAATCAAACCCGGTAACTGGAAGGGCGAAGACCTCTCGATTACGTCTGCCTTCGAAGCTGTTGGCGCCTTTCGTGCCGGGCATATAAGTGAAGAGGATTTCAAAGGCATCGAGAAAAATGCCTGCCCAACGACAGGCTCCTGCGGCGGAATGTACACCGCCAACACAATGAGCTCGTCCTTTGAAGCACTGGGCATGTCATTGCTTGGTTCATCAACAATGGCCAATCCCGACGCCGAAAAAACCGTTTCAGCAGCAGATTCCGCCCGCGTACTTGTTGAAGCCGTTAAGAAAAATATACGGCCAAGCGATATCATCACCCGCGAAAGTGTTGAGAACGCTATTTCGCTGGTCATGGCGACGGGCGGCTCGACCAATGCCGTTCTGCACTATCTTGCGATCTGCGATGCCGCAAATATTGAATGGACGCTGGATGATTTTGAACGGGTCAGGCGCAAGGTTCCTGTCTTTTGCGACCTGAAGCCATCGGGCAAACACATGGCCGTCGACCTGCACCGTCAGGGGGGCGTGCCGCAGGTACTCAAACAGTTGCTCAATGCGGGACTGCTGAATTCCGAATGCCTTACCATTACCGGTCGCACCATCGGCGAAGAACTTGCAAATGTTCCCGATGCGCCGCCGAGCGGACAGGACGTGATCCGGACCATTGCCGATCCCCTTTACGCAGAAGGACATCTTGCCGTCTTGCGCGGAAACCTTGCACAAGACGGGGCAGTGGCAAAAATTACCGGTTTAAAATCGACGGCAATAACGGGCCCCGCGCGCGTTTTCAATGACGAGCAATCAGCATTAAAGGCCATTTTGTCCGGCGAGATAACAGCTGGCGACGTTCTTGTATTGCGTTATCTCGGCCCCAAAGGTGGCCCGGGAATGCCAGAAATGCTCGCACCAACGTCGGCAATCGTCGGACAGGGATTAAGCGACAAGGTCGGCCTGATAACTGACGGACGATTTTCCGGCGGGTCCTGGGGCTTACTCGTTGGTCACGTGACCCCTGAGGCATACGAAGGCGGTACAATTGCCCTGGTCGAGGAAGGCGATATGATTACCATTGATGCCAATGCGGGCCTTCTGGCGCTTAACGTCGATCAGGACGAGATCGAACGCCGGCGCAAAAACTGGCACCAGCCCGCCCCGCGTTATACACGCGGTGTACTTTCGAAATTCGCACGCCTTGCACGCCCGGCCAGCAAAGGTGCCGGCACCGGTTAA
- a CDS encoding LysE family translocator, with protein MSLSMPYDQASILTALATYIVGAASPGLGNMAIASTSVQSGRISGFAVMFGVLAAGQTWALCAAAGLSSILLTMPSAMHLIGIVGGMYLVWLAFKTFKNKRTKNRMEFAPHAGKSSTAHHFRKGFFIQILNPKAVLGWILIISIGVRPESPAYTPIIIVLCCLILGMIIFSSYVMLFSLIGTRPLPLGSMSLFRYAEPIVYFLAGSWLVVDSLK; from the coding sequence ATGTCCTTGTCCATGCCCTATGATCAGGCGAGCATACTTACCGCCCTTGCAACCTATATTGTTGGTGCCGCCAGCCCGGGGCTGGGCAATATGGCAATTGCATCCACATCCGTTCAAAGTGGTCGCATATCCGGCTTTGCCGTCATGTTCGGTGTTCTGGCTGCCGGGCAGACATGGGCATTGTGCGCGGCCGCTGGATTGTCATCAATCCTGCTGACAATGCCTTCCGCGATGCATCTGATCGGCATCGTTGGTGGCATGTACCTCGTATGGCTGGCATTCAAAACGTTTAAAAACAAACGCACAAAAAACCGGATGGAATTCGCCCCACATGCAGGCAAATCGTCTACGGCCCATCATTTTCGCAAAGGATTTTTTATCCAGATCCTGAACCCGAAAGCCGTTCTGGGCTGGATACTTATCATCTCGATCGGTGTTCGGCCCGAATCTCCAGCCTACACACCGATCATCATCGTGTTGTGCTGTCTTATCCTGGGCATGATCATTTTTTCCAGCTATGTCATGCTTTTCTCACTGATCGGCACCAGGCCCCTGCCCTTGGGCAGCATGTCCCTTTTTCGCTATGCCGAACCCATCGTCTATTTCCTTGCCGGATCATGGCTGGTGGTCGACAGCCTGAAATGA
- a CDS encoding LysR family transcriptional regulator — translation MNLRQLRYFVTLAEELHFSRAAERMNMTQPPFSQAIIALEQELGVTLFNRTKRHVELTAVGEHWLECVRKVLDNAEQLPLLAKQIAHGEIGVLKFGFVSTAAYSLLPRLVADFRLNCPDVKLDLEEMTSDLQAEAILNREIDVGMIIPAHQMFDHSLEYLPMLREPLVATVPKAWIENGRITCVNGKIRLAEIAQHPLIIFPRRIAPAFYDIITRYFSQSGYKLEIGQEAIQMQTIISLVSSGLGIALVPEALRNLDRTGTCYVPLEGAPPFIETGLVWRREDSSPAVKRLINLAKPLAIPEKEVLNLA, via the coding sequence TTGAACCTGAGGCAACTTCGTTATTTCGTTACGTTGGCTGAAGAACTGCATTTCAGTCGTGCTGCCGAACGCATGAATATGACGCAACCGCCTTTCAGTCAGGCGATTATCGCCCTGGAACAGGAATTGGGCGTTACCCTTTTCAATCGCACCAAGAGACATGTTGAGCTGACGGCCGTTGGCGAACATTGGCTGGAATGTGTGCGGAAGGTTCTCGACAATGCCGAACAACTGCCGCTTTTGGCCAAGCAGATTGCGCATGGTGAAATTGGCGTTTTGAAGTTCGGTTTTGTTTCGACGGCGGCTTACAGTCTTTTGCCCAGGCTGGTTGCTGATTTCAGGCTGAACTGTCCGGATGTGAAGCTTGATCTTGAGGAAATGACCAGTGATTTGCAGGCCGAAGCCATCCTGAACAGGGAAATTGATGTCGGTATGATCATTCCCGCACATCAAATGTTTGATCATTCGCTGGAATATCTGCCCATGCTGCGAGAGCCGCTGGTTGCGACGGTACCAAAAGCCTGGATAGAGAACGGACGCATCACCTGTGTTAACGGAAAGATCCGGTTAGCCGAGATTGCGCAACATCCGCTGATCATCTTTCCGCGCAGGATTGCCCCGGCATTTTACGACATAATCACCCGATATTTCTCGCAATCCGGCTACAAGCTCGAGATCGGGCAGGAGGCAATCCAGATGCAGACAATCATCAGCCTGGTTTCCAGCGGGCTGGGGATTGCGCTTGTGCCTGAGGCATTGCGCAATCTGGATCGTACCGGGACGTGTTATGTCCCGCTTGAAGGTGCGCCACCGTTTATCGAAACGGGCCTTGTCTGGCGGCGTGAGGATTCATCGCCCGCTGTTAAACGTTTGATCAATCTCGCAAAACCTTTGGCAATTCCGGAGAAAGAGGTTTTAAATTTAGCGTAA
- a CDS encoding acyl-CoA desaturase yields the protein MINQMDDVACQLFSENNPTDGPRKKVIDSPYLNKFQRIHFILFDVAPAIGAVATVVVSLTYKVTSLDLVLFAVMWLFSGLGISVGYHRLFTHRTFQASPTVRALLGIFGSMAGQGGVISWTAMHRRHHECGDQEGDLHSPNLSGPGWKGWIKGFVHAHFTWMYAHSYPNVSHYAPDLLKDRVIVWVNRRYYTWIVLGLLIPTVIGGLYSQTWMGALTGFLWGGAMRMFVVEQGIFSLNSLCHLIGKRRFKTHDQSTNIAWLSPFIFGESWHHNHHAFPGSASFGLAWYRIDPGYWFICLLSVLGQAWDIKIPTREQIQRRELPKAQASTRP from the coding sequence ATGATTAATCAGATGGACGATGTTGCCTGCCAACTATTCTCGGAAAACAATCCCACGGATGGACCCAGAAAAAAGGTCATCGATAGTCCGTATCTCAATAAATTCCAAAGAATTCATTTCATTCTGTTTGATGTTGCACCTGCAATCGGCGCAGTAGCTACTGTCGTGGTCTCTCTAACATACAAAGTCACGTCATTAGACCTGGTCCTCTTTGCGGTCATGTGGCTGTTCTCCGGACTGGGGATTTCGGTTGGCTATCACCGCTTGTTCACGCACCGTACCTTCCAGGCTTCCCCAACTGTTCGCGCCTTACTTGGTATTTTTGGCTCAATGGCCGGTCAGGGAGGTGTCATCTCCTGGACGGCAATGCATCGCCGTCACCATGAATGCGGTGACCAGGAAGGGGATCTCCATTCCCCAAACCTTTCCGGTCCAGGTTGGAAAGGCTGGATTAAAGGGTTCGTACACGCCCATTTCACATGGATGTATGCCCACTCCTACCCCAATGTCTCCCATTATGCGCCCGATTTGCTGAAAGATCGTGTGATTGTTTGGGTAAATCGCCGGTATTACACCTGGATCGTCTTGGGCTTACTTATTCCAACGGTCATTGGTGGGTTATATTCGCAAACATGGATGGGGGCGCTAACCGGTTTTCTGTGGGGTGGCGCAATGCGAATGTTCGTGGTCGAACAGGGTATTTTTTCCTTGAATTCGCTATGCCATCTGATCGGAAAACGCCGTTTTAAAACGCATGACCAGAGCACAAATATTGCGTGGCTGTCCCCGTTCATCTTCGGGGAATCCTGGCACCACAATCATCACGCATTTCCCGGTTCTGCCTCTTTTGGCCTGGCGTGGTACCGCATTGATCCCGGCTATTGGTTCATATGCTTGCTATCTGTTCTGGGTCAGGCATGGGACATCAAAATACCCACGCGCGAGCAAATTCAACGACGAGAACTTCCCAAAGCACAAGCATCTACCCGACCTTAA
- a CDS encoding acyl carrier protein codes for MNRILPEKNIDEAAIFQWLQTYICKTLDMNPASVGLHDNLDSLGMDSAITTALAMDLEGWLNIEIPLSILFEADSLEQIAAGVSAEINRQQVSVE; via the coding sequence ATGAACCGTATTCTGCCTGAGAAAAACATTGATGAAGCGGCAATCTTCCAGTGGCTTCAGACATATATATGCAAGACCCTGGATATGAATCCCGCATCCGTAGGACTTCACGACAATCTTGATTCTCTCGGAATGGACTCAGCTATCACCACGGCACTGGCGATGGATCTGGAAGGTTGGCTCAATATCGAAATCCCTCTTTCAATCCTGTTCGAGGCCGACAGCCTAGAACAAATTGCGGCAGGTGTTTCGGCAGAAATCAATCGTCAGCAGGTGAGCGTAGAATGA
- a CDS encoding class I SAM-dependent methyltransferase — MNQSALKEVPAYGGSPSAIQFHYDVGREFYQLWLDDSMTYSSALWSESDDDTLNAAQQRKIDYHLEQARARQASSLLDIGCGWGALVNKASSLPNLHKIVGLTLSNDQADYVRGFGLPNLDIRLESWTEHHPTTHYDSIISVGAFEHFVKPEDSTAEKIATYRDFFEKCAGWLSPGGWLSLQTFVYGTMKNEEASAFINHEIFPAADLPRLEQIMASVDGVMELTKLVNHRLHYARTYDMWARNLRRRRDEAVDLVGEAMTNKYERYLKQTSIGFYTGKIGLLRMTFRPVDRSLSVLAKE; from the coding sequence ATGAATCAGTCAGCATTGAAAGAAGTGCCCGCATATGGCGGCTCCCCAAGCGCCATTCAGTTTCATTACGATGTCGGCCGCGAATTTTATCAATTGTGGCTTGATGACTCTATGACCTATTCGAGTGCCTTATGGAGCGAGTCAGATGACGACACCCTTAATGCCGCGCAACAGCGCAAAATCGACTATCATCTCGAACAGGCGCGCGCCAGACAGGCCAGTTCGTTGCTCGATATCGGCTGTGGTTGGGGGGCACTGGTTAACAAAGCAAGCTCCCTTCCCAATCTTCATAAGATCGTGGGTCTGACACTTAGTAACGACCAGGCCGACTATGTTCGCGGCTTTGGCTTGCCAAATCTCGATATCCGCTTGGAAAGCTGGACCGAACACCACCCAACGACACATTATGATAGCATCATTTCAGTCGGCGCGTTTGAGCATTTTGTCAAGCCCGAAGACAGCACGGCAGAAAAAATTGCCACATATCGCGATTTCTTCGAAAAATGTGCCGGATGGCTTTCGCCAGGCGGCTGGCTTTCTCTTCAAACTTTCGTTTACGGAACAATGAAGAATGAAGAAGCCAGCGCATTCATCAACCATGAAATCTTTCCGGCAGCGGACCTGCCTCGCCTGGAACAAATCATGGCATCGGTTGATGGCGTTATGGAACTCACCAAATTGGTGAATCACAGACTGCATTATGCGCGAACATATGACATGTGGGCGCGCAACCTACGACGGCGGCGTGACGAAGCCGTCGATCTCGTTGGCGAAGCCATGACCAACAAATACGAACGTTATCTCAAGCAAACGTCAATCGGATTTTACACCGGTAAAATCGGTCTGTTGCGTATGACGTTCCGCCCTGTGGACCGCTCCCTTTCCGTACTTGCGAAAGAGTAA
- a CDS encoding cytochrome P450, producing MLASSETATVLRRPNLVFNPLDPEFRKNPYPLYTRLRREAPVLRSKGMLILSRYTDVLAVLKSRKFSVGLIPETVTTQASRIGFQDIAQMRRFLDTSIVFTDNPEHMRLRRLVNQAFSKEAIYAFVPMIEQRIEKLLDIHSRKGHCEIIEDIAVPLPIDILCDWMLIEEEARPQFSKKVHAVRQLLDPGMMSRSDFQAAAKGMRDLTGFLADHASRVGKIDDGNLVSRLCNARFEEQGLSDEEIAFTCVMAFVAGTETTQSLIGNIVYTLLHNPDQFSSILNREGGVSAAIEEITRYETPLQFTKRQALEDCKVGDIEFLKGEQVLLCLGAANRDETVFEDAAQLRLDRSGPKHVGFGFGMHSCLGALLAALQSEIFLQVLLSEYTGFRQISKTVDWQNSSLILRGPSTLEIEFSRKQVIQ from the coding sequence ATGTTAGCCTCTTCAGAAACTGCAACGGTTCTTCGAAGACCAAACCTGGTCTTTAATCCCCTTGACCCGGAATTCAGGAAAAACCCCTACCCGCTTTATACACGATTGCGGCGCGAAGCACCTGTATTGCGCAGCAAGGGCATGCTGATTTTATCACGCTACACGGATGTCCTTGCCGTCTTGAAAAGCCGTAAATTCAGTGTTGGCCTGATCCCGGAAACCGTCACCACCCAAGCATCCAGGATCGGCTTTCAGGACATCGCGCAAATGCGCCGCTTCCTCGATACGTCCATCGTCTTTACCGACAATCCGGAACATATGCGTCTCCGCCGGCTGGTCAATCAGGCTTTTTCCAAAGAAGCCATATATGCGTTCGTTCCAATGATAGAGCAGCGGATCGAGAAGCTGCTTGATATACATAGCAGAAAAGGTCACTGCGAGATCATCGAAGACATCGCTGTTCCGTTGCCAATCGACATCCTATGCGACTGGATGCTCATCGAAGAAGAAGCCCGGCCTCAATTCTCCAAGAAAGTCCACGCCGTAAGGCAGCTACTGGATCCAGGGATGATGAGCAGATCCGACTTCCAGGCCGCAGCCAAAGGCATGCGCGATCTGACCGGGTTTCTGGCCGATCATGCTTCGCGGGTCGGCAAAATCGATGACGGCAACCTGGTCTCCAGACTATGTAACGCCCGCTTCGAGGAACAAGGCCTCAGCGATGAGGAAATCGCTTTTACCTGCGTGATGGCCTTCGTCGCCGGCACGGAAACAACCCAGTCTTTGATTGGCAATATCGTCTATACGCTTTTGCACAACCCTGACCAGTTTTCGTCAATCTTGAACCGTGAAGGCGGGGTTTCCGCCGCCATTGAGGAAATCACAAGATACGAAACCCCGTTGCAGTTTACCAAACGCCAAGCGCTGGAAGACTGCAAGGTCGGAGACATCGAATTTCTCAAGGGGGAACAGGTTCTGCTTTGTCTGGGGGCCGCGAACAGAGACGAAACCGTTTTTGAAGATGCCGCACAACTACGACTGGACAGATCCGGGCCAAAACATGTGGGGTTCGGGTTTGGCATGCATTCATGCCTTGGCGCACTTCTGGCTGCCCTGCAAAGCGAGATTTTCCTGCAGGTACTTCTGTCTGAATATACGGGCTTCCGTCAAATCAGCAAAACCGTTGACTGGCAAAACAGCAGTCTTATCTTGCGCGGCCCATCGACGCTTGAGATCGAATTCTCGCGTAAACAGGTGATACAGTGA
- a CDS encoding thioesterase II family protein: protein MSRFAEIFGNARPDTCVDLYAFHHAGGSRHSFAAWQNRFPRAINVYRAQLPGRTPESYHFLPRKVAELIPDLAACFLRSRFGNINPFVFYGHSLGALVAFELTRFLRQHSKTLPIGLIVSSRRAPQCPLVYSELCSLRDDLLLPKLEELGGVPAYLKAKPDELRRLLPVVRADLLLSDRYDYNEQPPFDLPVLATKGLHDPIMSLAELKAWSDQTTGKFECLELSGAHFFDSHGSTRLEKLLTETVIRWGNAPSPTPRKAILPLEETQC, encoded by the coding sequence GTGAGCCGGTTCGCAGAAATATTTGGGAACGCTCGTCCCGATACGTGCGTCGACCTTTATGCATTTCACCATGCAGGGGGCAGTCGTCATTCCTTTGCTGCCTGGCAGAACCGGTTTCCGCGCGCTATCAACGTATATCGCGCTCAATTGCCGGGCAGAACACCTGAAAGCTACCATTTCTTACCTCGCAAGGTAGCAGAGTTAATTCCAGATCTTGCAGCGTGTTTCCTTCGGAGCCGTTTTGGCAACATCAACCCCTTTGTGTTCTACGGTCATAGCCTAGGGGCGCTCGTCGCATTCGAGCTTACGCGCTTTTTGCGTCAACATAGCAAAACGCTCCCAATCGGTCTGATCGTATCAAGCCGCCGCGCCCCGCAATGTCCTTTGGTCTATTCAGAATTATGCAGCCTGCGCGATGATCTTCTGCTTCCCAAATTGGAGGAACTTGGCGGCGTCCCTGCCTATCTGAAGGCGAAACCGGATGAACTCCGGCGTCTTTTACCTGTGGTCAGAGCTGACCTGCTGCTGTCGGACCGCTACGACTACAATGAACAACCACCGTTCGATTTGCCGGTCCTAGCCACCAAGGGCCTGCATGATCCAATTATGTCTCTAGCCGAGCTCAAAGCTTGGTCTGACCAGACCACCGGCAAATTCGAATGTTTGGAACTATCCGGTGCCCATTTCTTCGACAGCCATGGCAGCACCCGTCTGGAGAAACTCCTTACGGAAACAGTAATACGTTGGGGGAATGCCCCCTCGCCGACGCCTAGAAAAGCCATTCTACCACTGGAGGAAACACAATGCTGA
- a CDS encoding fatty acyl-AMP ligase has protein sequence MLNSVDVRTTETRTVPTMWNLLETYVATKADERAFIFLGPDNVEQEVLTYGALHRLAVAYGKQLRLATQPGDRAILMFPTGLSFIVSFLACHFAGVVPVPMVPLKGQRLRDTVLAIAENCAATVVMTTSEQSEFLKSQLSVLPTYADAGFIGVNVDLECPPVTSNDTPHPAQLSELAFIQYTSGSTSVPKGVMVSHANLAANLEMMTIAYENDQYSSYVGWAPLYHDMGLIANVLEPFYLGTLCVLMAPNLFAHRPWLWLKAISDYQAHVSGGPNYAYDLCIERAEEILEMGFDLSSWRVAFNSAEPVRAETLRRFTAAFMPLGFRPQTFYPCFGMAEATLLITGGTRAQVPLIENLSRTGLANGMAIEANDPKDTIEVVGCGQVLQQEDIRIVDPHSTIEKPDGEIGEIWVAGPHIPFGYWNNPVSSKETYQATIAGSIGPRFLRTGDLGFMQAGELYVTGRHKDLIIVRGHNVFPQDLEFIAERAAPGLKRNSGAAFAIEDPSDGQQTLCLVQEVMLSQRYTIDVDDTIKAIRQAIMKETDITVHKIILVQPSSIPKTSSGKIRRAETKKRYIDGTLLVVQAQSSAATRQKATA, from the coding sequence ATGCTGAACTCGGTCGATGTCAGAACAACCGAAACCCGAACTGTTCCCACCATGTGGAATCTCCTGGAAACATATGTCGCGACCAAAGCGGATGAGAGAGCTTTCATTTTTCTGGGCCCGGACAATGTCGAACAGGAAGTCCTCACTTATGGCGCCCTCCATCGACTTGCCGTTGCTTACGGAAAACAGCTACGACTAGCGACCCAGCCCGGTGATCGTGCGATTCTGATGTTTCCAACGGGACTGTCGTTCATCGTCTCGTTTCTGGCATGCCATTTTGCCGGAGTGGTTCCCGTACCCATGGTCCCGCTGAAGGGCCAGCGTTTACGCGATACAGTATTGGCAATTGCCGAGAATTGTGCGGCAACGGTCGTCATGACCACGTCGGAACAATCGGAATTCCTGAAATCACAATTGTCAGTACTGCCGACATATGCAGATGCAGGATTTATTGGGGTCAATGTTGACCTGGAATGCCCCCCAGTCACCAGTAACGACACACCTCATCCAGCCCAACTCAGCGAACTGGCTTTCATCCAATATACCTCTGGATCGACCTCTGTCCCCAAGGGGGTGATGGTTTCACATGCCAACCTGGCTGCCAATCTCGAGATGATGACCATCGCCTACGAAAACGATCAATATTCAAGCTATGTCGGCTGGGCACCCCTCTATCATGACATGGGTCTTATCGCGAATGTTCTGGAACCATTCTATCTGGGTACTCTATGCGTCCTGATGGCACCTAACCTGTTTGCGCACCGTCCATGGCTTTGGCTGAAAGCGATTAGCGATTATCAGGCCCATGTAAGCGGCGGCCCGAATTACGCATATGATCTGTGTATCGAACGGGCCGAGGAAATTCTCGAAATGGGGTTTGACCTGTCTTCCTGGCGGGTCGCCTTCAATAGTGCCGAACCCGTCCGAGCCGAGACATTACGCCGGTTTACCGCCGCATTCATGCCACTAGGGTTCCGGCCACAGACCTTTTATCCATGTTTCGGGATGGCCGAGGCCACTTTGCTCATCACCGGCGGCACACGTGCCCAGGTGCCCCTAATCGAAAATCTGAGTCGAACCGGTCTGGCAAACGGAATGGCGATCGAAGCGAACGACCCCAAAGATACAATAGAGGTGGTTGGTTGCGGGCAGGTTCTGCAGCAAGAAGACATCCGGATCGTCGATCCCCATTCAACCATTGAAAAACCCGACGGTGAAATCGGCGAAATCTGGGTTGCCGGACCACACATCCCTTTTGGATACTGGAACAACCCTGTCAGTTCGAAGGAAACCTATCAGGCAACGATTGCAGGAAGTATTGGACCCAGATTTCTGCGAACCGGCGATCTTGGGTTCATGCAAGCAGGTGAATTATATGTCACCGGACGTCATAAGGATCTGATCATTGTGCGCGGACACAATGTTTTCCCCCAAGATCTGGAGTTTATCGCCGAGCGTGCGGCACCGGGACTAAAACGCAATTCCGGTGCTGCCTTTGCCATCGAAGATCCTTCAGATGGGCAACAAACGCTTTGTCTTGTGCAGGAAGTCATGCTGAGCCAGCGATATACCATTGATGTTGATGACACTATCAAAGCCATTCGTCAGGCGATTATG